The following proteins are encoded in a genomic region of Sphingopyxis sp. YF1:
- a CDS encoding S41 family peptidase: MTDKRWTALLVAATAWLTTVAAADEAPLSAADRRAVVEQLGRTLEANYVFPDKAKTIAAALRHNLDAGDYDAAHDRPALARELTDDLIAASNDLHFAVGVDPAWVADHAARQDPARAAAVRDEERRDEARQNFGFAGLRYLDGNIAYVDLTHFADPELGYDAAAAAMRFIENGDAVIYDLRYNNGGHLEMAQLLASQLFRGDKDQELFDYYYNLDGRRVERGQWVLPALPAKRLTGKPVYVLTGSTSFSAAEWFAYTLKKLGRATLVGERTAGGAHPVDRKPVGTDFFLQVPIGQIRDPVDRGDFEGQGVTPDHPAASADALAVAHRLALADLAKADPAKRADADWLAPELAARPPLSTAALSAIAGRYEGRRIDLVDGKLRYTWRERFRLALEPLGGDLLAIEGVRDFRFRIVRKGGKIAALERIDRDGTTRIYARLH, encoded by the coding sequence ATGACCGACAAACGCTGGACCGCCCTGCTGGTCGCCGCGACCGCGTGGCTGACGACCGTCGCCGCAGCGGACGAGGCGCCGCTTTCCGCCGCCGACAGGCGCGCCGTGGTCGAGCAGCTCGGCCGGACGCTCGAGGCCAATTACGTCTTTCCCGACAAGGCAAAAACCATCGCCGCGGCTTTGCGTCACAACCTCGACGCCGGCGATTATGACGCCGCGCACGATCGCCCCGCCCTTGCGCGCGAGCTGACCGACGATCTGATCGCCGCAAGCAACGACCTGCATTTCGCCGTCGGGGTCGATCCGGCGTGGGTCGCCGACCATGCGGCGCGACAGGACCCCGCGCGCGCCGCCGCGGTGCGCGACGAGGAACGCCGCGACGAGGCGCGGCAGAATTTCGGTTTTGCCGGCCTCCGCTACCTCGACGGCAACATCGCCTATGTCGACCTGACGCATTTCGCCGACCCCGAACTCGGGTACGACGCGGCGGCGGCGGCGATGCGCTTCATCGAGAATGGCGACGCGGTGATCTACGACCTGCGCTACAACAACGGCGGACATCTGGAGATGGCGCAACTGCTCGCCAGCCAGCTCTTTCGCGGCGACAAGGATCAGGAGCTGTTCGACTATTATTACAACCTCGACGGCCGCCGCGTCGAACGCGGCCAGTGGGTGCTCCCCGCGCTGCCCGCGAAACGGCTGACCGGCAAGCCCGTCTATGTCCTCACCGGCTCGACCAGTTTCTCTGCCGCCGAATGGTTCGCCTACACGCTCAAGAAGCTGGGCCGCGCGACCCTCGTCGGCGAACGCACCGCGGGCGGCGCGCACCCGGTCGACCGCAAGCCCGTCGGCACCGACTTCTTCCTGCAGGTGCCGATCGGCCAGATCCGCGATCCCGTCGATCGCGGCGATTTCGAGGGCCAGGGGGTCACGCCCGACCATCCGGCGGCCTCCGCCGATGCCCTCGCCGTCGCGCACCGCCTCGCGCTCGCCGACCTCGCCAAAGCCGACCCGGCCAAACGGGCCGACGCCGACTGGCTCGCGCCCGAACTCGCCGCGCGGCCGCCCCTGTCCACCGCCGCGCTCAGCGCGATCGCCGGCCGATACGAAGGACGTCGCATCGACCTCGTCGACGGCAAATTGCGCTACACTTGGCGCGAACGCTTCCGTCTGGCGCTCGAACCGCTCGGCGGCGACCTGCTCGCGATCGAAGGGGTGCGCGACTTCCGCTTTCGCATCGTGCGCAAAGGCGGCAAGATAGCCGCGCTCGAACGCATCGACCGCGACGGAACGACCCGGATTTATGCCCGCCTCCACTGA
- a CDS encoding MarR family winged helix-turn-helix transcriptional regulator, whose translation MPASTDLPNALDDISFLGRLSEALSTRIEEQTRPLFDDAGITVPVRSCSLLAALEAAGEASAADLARALGQSHQLVVQKCPALLRLGLITQHADPADARRKIFRLTDAGRDQLRRIDAYSVRISRVYRALFEEVGDVHAVILKALDALADKPLSERVND comes from the coding sequence ATGCCCGCCTCCACTGATCTCCCCAATGCCCTGGACGACATCTCGTTCCTCGGCCGCCTCAGCGAAGCGCTGAGCACGCGGATCGAGGAACAGACGCGCCCCTTGTTCGACGACGCCGGCATCACCGTCCCCGTCCGCTCCTGCTCTTTGCTCGCCGCGCTGGAGGCGGCGGGAGAAGCCTCCGCCGCCGATCTCGCCCGCGCGCTCGGCCAGTCGCACCAGCTGGTGGTCCAGAAATGCCCCGCGCTGCTTCGTCTCGGCCTCATCACCCAGCACGCCGACCCCGCCGACGCACGGCGCAAGATTTTCCGGCTGACGGACGCGGGCCGCGACCAGCTCCGCCGCATCGACGCCTATAGCGTGCGGATAAGCCGCGTTTATCGCGCACTCTTCGAAGAGGTCGGCGACGTCCACGCCGTGATATTGAAAGCGCTCGACGCGCTCGCCGACAAACCGCTGAGCGAACGCGTCAACGATTAG
- a CDS encoding Rrf2 family transcriptional regulator, translating into MKRDSRLSGVLHVLLHMAEQAAPMTSEQLAGAMQTNPVVIRRILGGLRDAGFVRSEKGHGGGWTIARDLAAITMHDVYDAIGRPKLMAMGNRTEAPGCLVEQAVNAALDPAFRDAEALLLDRFAAVTLAELAADFHARRTARPSNAQDHHHG; encoded by the coding sequence ATGAAACGCGACAGCCGGCTCTCGGGCGTGCTCCACGTCCTCCTCCACATGGCCGAACAGGCTGCCCCGATGACGTCAGAACAGCTTGCAGGGGCGATGCAGACCAATCCGGTCGTCATCCGCCGCATCCTCGGCGGGCTGCGCGACGCGGGCTTCGTCCGCAGCGAAAAGGGCCATGGCGGCGGCTGGACGATCGCGCGCGACCTGGCGGCGATCACGATGCACGACGTCTATGATGCCATCGGCCGCCCGAAGCTGATGGCGATGGGCAACCGCACCGAGGCGCCCGGCTGCCTCGTCGAACAGGCGGTCAACGCCGCGCTCGATCCCGCCTTTCGCGATGCCGAGGCGCTGTTGCTCGACCGCTTTGCCGCAGTGACGCTGGCCGAGCTCGCCGCCGATTTCCATGCGCGCAGGACCGCGCGCCCCTCGAACGCACAGGATCATCATCATGGCTGA
- a CDS encoding class I SAM-dependent methyltransferase: MADGAQHFLDSFRDPAAVARYTDGPRRFVPGLDGLHRMTGLLLAERVPADAHILVLGAGGGLELKAMAEAHPGWRFTGIDPARQMLDLAAQVMGPDARRAELIEGYIDDAPAGPFDGATCLLTLHFLERDERIRTAAAIRKRLRPGAPFVAAHGSFPQEAGARDRWLDRYAAYAIASGGDPEQVARGREAVATHVAMLSPEADEAVLRAAGFTGIELFYAAFTWRGWVACA; encoded by the coding sequence ATGGCTGACGGCGCGCAGCATTTTCTCGACAGCTTCAGGGACCCCGCGGCGGTCGCGCGCTACACCGACGGCCCGCGGCGCTTCGTCCCGGGGCTCGACGGTCTCCACCGCATGACCGGCCTGCTTCTCGCCGAGCGCGTGCCCGCCGACGCGCATATCCTCGTCCTCGGCGCGGGCGGCGGACTGGAACTCAAGGCGATGGCCGAAGCCCATCCGGGCTGGCGCTTCACCGGGATCGACCCGGCACGGCAGATGCTCGACCTCGCCGCGCAGGTCATGGGCCCGGACGCCCGCCGCGCCGAGCTGATCGAAGGCTATATCGACGATGCCCCCGCCGGTCCGTTCGACGGCGCCACCTGCCTGCTGACGCTCCACTTCCTCGAACGCGACGAGCGCATCCGCACCGCCGCCGCCATCCGCAAGCGGCTCAGGCCCGGTGCGCCCTTCGTCGCCGCGCACGGCAGCTTTCCGCAGGAAGCGGGCGCGCGCGACCGCTGGCTCGACCGCTACGCCGCCTATGCCATCGCCTCGGGCGGCGACCCCGAACAGGTCGCCAGGGGGCGCGAAGCCGTCGCCACGCACGTCGCGATGCTCAGCCCGGAAGCCGACGAAGCCGTGCTCCGCGCCGCGGGCTTCACCGGGATCGAGCTCTTCTATGCCGCCTTCACCTGGCGCGGGTGGGTCGCCTGCGCGTGA
- a CDS encoding GNAT family N-acetyltransferase: MTVAVRPATRADAAAIWAIIAPVIRAGETYTLDRTLSEEDALAYWFGADKAVFVAEAAGAVLGTYYLRANQAGGGAHVANCGYMTDAAAAGRGVARAMAAHSFEAARARGFRAMQFNFVVSTNARAVRLWQSLGFDVVGRLPGAFDHPAHGAVDAFVMHRTL; encoded by the coding sequence GTGACGGTCGCGGTCCGTCCGGCGACGCGCGCCGATGCCGCCGCCATCTGGGCGATCATCGCGCCGGTGATCCGCGCGGGCGAGACCTATACGCTCGACCGCACGCTGAGCGAGGAGGATGCGCTCGCCTACTGGTTCGGCGCCGACAAGGCGGTGTTCGTCGCCGAGGCGGCGGGCGCGGTGCTGGGGACCTATTATCTGCGCGCGAACCAGGCGGGCGGCGGCGCGCATGTCGCCAATTGCGGCTATATGACCGACGCCGCGGCGGCCGGGCGCGGGGTTGCTCGCGCGATGGCGGCGCATTCGTTCGAGGCGGCGCGGGCGCGCGGGTTTCGGGCGATGCAGTTCAACTTCGTCGTCAGCACCAATGCGCGCGCGGTGCGGCTGTGGCAGTCGCTCGGCTTCGACGTCGTCGGACGGCTGCCCGGGGCGTTCGATCATCCGGCGCACGGCGCCGTCGACGCGTTCGTCATGCATCGCACGCTCTGA
- a CDS encoding GNAT family N-acetyltransferase: MSGWRPMRAADLSAVVAIADEVHGVFTEPLAVYAERLALYPDGCRIFEAGGTIAGFLVTHPWHRDAAPKIGAMLERIPEATGSYYLHDIALLPSARGTGAGAAAMAFVLEQAAAAGCDEVMLVAVHGADSYWSAQGFAYAAPGEDGPYGPGSHLMRRRVSA, from the coding sequence GTGAGCGGCTGGCGTCCGATGCGCGCGGCCGACCTGTCCGCGGTCGTCGCGATCGCCGACGAAGTGCACGGGGTCTTCACCGAGCCGCTCGCGGTCTACGCCGAGCGGCTGGCCCTCTATCCCGACGGGTGCCGCATCTTCGAGGCCGGGGGCACGATCGCCGGATTTCTGGTCACGCACCCCTGGCACCGCGACGCCGCGCCCAAGATCGGGGCGATGCTGGAGCGCATCCCCGAAGCCACCGGCAGCTATTATCTCCACGACATCGCGCTGCTGCCGTCGGCGCGCGGGACGGGGGCCGGCGCCGCCGCGATGGCGTTCGTGCTTGAACAGGCGGCGGCGGCGGGGTGCGACGAGGTCATGCTCGTCGCGGTCCACGGCGCGGACAGCTATTGGTCGGCGCAGGGCTTCGCCTATGCCGCGCCGGGCGAGGACGGGCCCTATGGACCCGGATCGCACCTGATGCGGCGGCGGGTTTCGGCGTGA
- a CDS encoding acyl-CoA thioesterase — protein MKDFTLQLTATPESIDELGHVNNAVWVQWIQQVATGHWDAAAPQAHKDAYVWVVVRHEIDYLRALGPGETVTARTWVADKPQGAKFDRFMEFTGADGKVHVRARTVWALLDKASGRPLRVTAEVVAPFGDAA, from the coding sequence ATGAAAGACTTTACCCTCCAGCTCACCGCCACGCCCGAGAGCATCGACGAACTCGGCCATGTCAACAATGCCGTCTGGGTCCAGTGGATCCAGCAGGTCGCGACGGGCCATTGGGACGCCGCAGCGCCGCAGGCGCACAAGGATGCCTATGTCTGGGTCGTGGTGCGGCACGAGATCGACTATCTGCGCGCGCTCGGCCCGGGCGAGACGGTGACCGCGCGGACGTGGGTCGCCGACAAGCCGCAGGGGGCGAAGTTCGACCGCTTCATGGAATTCACCGGCGCGGACGGAAAGGTCCATGTCCGCGCGCGGACGGTGTGGGCGCTGCTCGACAAGGCGAGCGGCCGGCCGCTGCGCGTCACCGCCGAGGTCGTGGCGCCGTTCGGGGACGCGGCGTGA
- a CDS encoding threonine ammonia-lyase: MTDQPTLAAADLPAITLDDVRAAAGRINGAVVRTPTLHSQTLSEMVGAEVWLKFENLQFTAAYKERGALNALLLLDDEAKARGVIAASAGNHAQGLAYHGKRLGVPVTIVMPSTTPQVKVSQTASHGATIVLHGEKFDDAYAYARVLEKERGLTFVHPFDHPHVAAGQGTVALEMLEDVPELDTLIVPIGGGGLLAGMGTAARGIKNDMRLVGVQAELYPSMYAELNGVDMACEGDTLAEGIAVKEPGSYTRKLVAGLNDDIVLVAERHLERAVSLLLQIEKTVVEGAGAAGLAAMLAHPEEFAGRKVGLVLTGGNIDTRLLANVLLRDLARSGRIARLRIRLQDRPGALFKVMKLFDEKQVNIIEIYHQRIFTTLPAKGLITDIECEARDREHLDSLVAALREAGYMVTTVELA, translated from the coding sequence ATGACAGACCAGCCCACCCTTGCCGCTGCCGACCTTCCGGCGATCACATTGGACGATGTGCGCGCGGCGGCGGGGCGAATTAACGGCGCGGTCGTGCGCACGCCGACGCTCCATTCGCAGACCCTGTCCGAAATGGTCGGCGCCGAGGTGTGGCTGAAGTTCGAGAATCTGCAGTTCACCGCGGCGTACAAGGAACGCGGTGCCTTGAACGCGCTGCTGCTGCTCGACGACGAGGCGAAGGCGCGCGGCGTGATCGCGGCGTCGGCGGGCAACCATGCGCAGGGCCTCGCCTATCACGGCAAGCGCCTCGGCGTGCCGGTGACGATCGTGATGCCGAGCACGACGCCGCAGGTGAAAGTATCGCAGACCGCAAGCCACGGCGCGACGATCGTCCTCCACGGCGAGAAGTTCGACGACGCCTATGCTTATGCGCGCGTGCTCGAAAAGGAACGCGGGCTGACCTTCGTTCATCCTTTCGACCACCCGCACGTCGCGGCGGGGCAGGGGACGGTGGCGCTCGAAATGCTCGAGGATGTGCCCGAACTCGACACGCTGATCGTGCCGATCGGCGGCGGCGGGCTGCTCGCGGGCATGGGCACGGCGGCGCGCGGGATCAAGAACGACATGCGCCTCGTCGGGGTGCAGGCCGAGCTCTATCCGTCGATGTACGCCGAGCTCAACGGCGTCGACATGGCGTGCGAAGGCGATACGCTGGCCGAGGGCATCGCGGTGAAGGAGCCGGGAAGCTACACGCGCAAGCTCGTCGCGGGGCTCAACGATGATATCGTGCTCGTCGCCGAACGCCATCTCGAACGCGCCGTCAGCCTGCTGCTCCAGATCGAAAAGACCGTGGTCGAGGGCGCGGGTGCGGCGGGGCTCGCGGCGATGCTCGCACATCCCGAGGAGTTTGCGGGGCGCAAGGTCGGGCTGGTGCTCACCGGCGGCAATATCGACACGCGGCTGCTCGCCAACGTGCTGCTGCGCGACCTCGCGCGCTCGGGGCGCATCGCGCGGCTGCGTATCCGCCTGCAGGACCGGCCGGGCGCGCTGTTCAAGGTGATGAAGCTGTTCGACGAGAAACAGGTCAACATCATCGAAATCTATCACCAGCGCATCTTCACGACGCTGCCCGCCAAGGGGCTGATCACCGACATCGAGTGCGAGGCACGCGACCGCGAGCATCTCGACAGCCTCGTCGCCGCGTTGCGCGAGGCGGGCTATATGGTGACGACGGTCGAATTGGCGTAG
- a CDS encoding NAD(P)-dependent oxidoreductase, protein MSEQKLRIAFIGTGVMGGPMAGHLARAGHRVTVYNRTRAKADAWAAQYGGTAVATPAEAAAGADVVLTCVGNDDDLAQVTLGRDGAFKAMTADALFVDHTTVSARIARQLSVEAEGLGLLCLDAPVSGGEAGAQNGTLSIMCGGPKAAFDAAEPVMKAYAGRIVHIGGPGAGQTTKMVNQIAIAGVLQGLSEALRFAQASKLDTDKVFEAVSGGAAASWQMLNRWGTMAKDEFDFGFAVDWMRKDLGLALDEARVNGATLPVASLVDQFYADVQKAGGGRKDTSSLVTRMPK, encoded by the coding sequence ATGAGCGAACAAAAATTGCGCATCGCCTTCATCGGCACCGGCGTCATGGGCGGGCCGATGGCGGGGCATCTGGCCCGCGCCGGCCACCGCGTCACCGTCTACAACCGCACGCGGGCCAAGGCCGACGCCTGGGCCGCGCAATATGGCGGCACCGCGGTCGCCACCCCCGCCGAAGCCGCGGCCGGCGCCGACGTCGTGCTCACCTGCGTCGGCAACGACGATGATCTCGCGCAGGTGACGCTCGGCCGCGACGGCGCGTTCAAGGCGATGACCGCGGACGCGTTGTTCGTCGACCACACGACCGTTTCGGCGCGGATCGCGCGCCAGCTCTCGGTCGAGGCCGAGGGGCTCGGGCTGCTGTGCCTCGACGCCCCGGTCTCGGGCGGCGAAGCGGGGGCGCAGAACGGCACCCTCTCGATCATGTGCGGCGGCCCGAAAGCCGCGTTCGACGCCGCCGAGCCGGTGATGAAGGCCTATGCCGGGCGCATCGTCCATATCGGCGGCCCCGGCGCGGGGCAGACGACCAAGATGGTCAACCAGATCGCGATCGCCGGCGTGCTGCAGGGCCTGTCGGAGGCGCTGCGCTTCGCGCAGGCGTCGAAGCTCGACACCGACAAGGTGTTCGAGGCGGTGTCGGGGGGCGCCGCGGCGAGCTGGCAGATGCTCAACCGCTGGGGCACGATGGCGAAGGACGAGTTTGATTTCGGCTTTGCGGTCGACTGGATGCGCAAGGACCTGGGCCTCGCGCTCGACGAGGCGCGGGTCAACGGCGCGACGCTACCGGTCGCCAGCCTCGTCGACCAGTTCTACGCCGATGTGCAAAAGGCGGGCGGCGGCCGCAAGGACACCAGCTCGCTCGTGACGAGGATGCCCAAATGA
- a CDS encoding amidohydrolase — translation MKRLLPASLAALALTAPAHADTLVDNVNGITLDKDGKLVRFTGMVIGTDGKVKQLLDRKDKRPERPDFKEDGKGRTLIPGLIDAHGHVMGLGFSLMLLDLSETRSLEEAQAAIRKYAADNPEMPWIIGRGWNQEKWGLGRFPTAADLDAVVPDRAVWLERVDGHAGWANSAAMNAAKIGATSKAPEGGRIEMAGGKPSGVFVDAAMSLIDKAKPRPLARDVDRALYLAQQKLLEQGITTIADMGTTIGEWQAYRRAGDKKQLAVRILSYGGDIDNMALIAGGEPTPWLYDDKLRMVGVKLYLDGALGSRGAWLKAPYSDAPGQRGLPLLTPAQLRNKMVRASMDKFQVAIHAIGDAANAEALDAIADLDADLPGERRWRIEHAQIIDPVDIPRFAQLKVIASMQPVHQTSDRSMAEARLSPDRLKGAYAWRSLSASGARLAFGSDVPVESANPFAGLAAAISRTDADGQPFGGWRPEEAVSREVALDGFTRTAAFAGFAEDRIGTLMPGMRADFLIVGTDPMLAGPDEIRRMVPLETWIGGYRYYKKGD, via the coding sequence ATGAAGCGCCTTCTGCCTGCCTCGCTCGCCGCCCTCGCGCTTACCGCGCCCGCGCACGCCGACACGCTCGTCGACAATGTCAACGGCATCACGCTCGACAAGGACGGCAAGCTCGTCCGCTTCACCGGCATGGTCATCGGCACCGACGGCAAGGTCAAACAGCTGCTCGACCGCAAGGACAAGCGCCCCGAGCGCCCCGATTTCAAGGAAGACGGCAAGGGCCGCACGCTCATTCCCGGGCTGATCGACGCGCACGGCCACGTCATGGGGCTCGGCTTTTCGCTGATGCTGCTCGACCTCAGCGAGACGCGGTCGCTCGAGGAAGCGCAGGCGGCGATCCGCAAATATGCCGCCGACAATCCCGAAATGCCGTGGATCATCGGCCGCGGCTGGAACCAGGAGAAATGGGGCCTCGGCCGCTTCCCGACCGCCGCCGACCTCGACGCGGTGGTTCCCGACCGCGCGGTGTGGCTCGAACGCGTCGACGGCCACGCCGGCTGGGCGAACAGCGCCGCGATGAACGCCGCAAAGATCGGCGCGACGAGCAAGGCGCCCGAGGGCGGCCGGATCGAGATGGCGGGCGGCAAGCCGAGCGGCGTGTTCGTCGATGCCGCGATGAGCCTGATCGACAAGGCCAAGCCCAGGCCGCTGGCGCGCGACGTCGACCGCGCGCTCTATCTCGCGCAACAGAAGCTGCTCGAACAGGGGATCACGACGATCGCCGACATGGGCACGACGATCGGCGAATGGCAGGCCTATCGCCGCGCCGGCGACAAAAAGCAGCTCGCGGTGCGCATCCTCAGCTACGGCGGCGACATCGACAATATGGCGCTGATCGCGGGCGGCGAACCGACGCCTTGGCTCTACGACGACAAGCTGCGCATGGTCGGGGTGAAACTCTATCTCGACGGCGCGCTCGGCTCGCGCGGCGCGTGGCTGAAAGCGCCGTACAGCGACGCGCCGGGACAGCGGGGCCTGCCGCTGCTCACCCCCGCGCAGCTGCGCAACAAGATGGTGCGCGCGTCGATGGACAAGTTCCAGGTCGCGATCCACGCGATCGGCGACGCCGCCAATGCCGAAGCGCTCGACGCGATCGCCGACCTCGACGCCGACCTGCCCGGTGAACGCCGCTGGCGCATCGAGCATGCCCAGATCATCGACCCCGTCGACATTCCGCGCTTCGCGCAATTGAAGGTCATCGCCTCGATGCAGCCGGTGCACCAGACGAGCGACCGGAGCATGGCCGAAGCGCGTCTCAGCCCCGACCGGCTGAAGGGCGCCTATGCGTGGCGCAGCCTGTCGGCGTCGGGTGCGCGGCTCGCCTTCGGCTCCGACGTTCCGGTCGAAAGCGCCAACCCCTTTGCGGGGCTCGCCGCCGCCATCTCGCGCACCGACGCCGACGGCCAGCCCTTCGGCGGCTGGCGCCCCGAGGAAGCGGTGAGCCGCGAGGTCGCGCTCGACGGCTTCACGCGCACCGCCGCCTTCGCGGGTTTCGCCGAGGACCGCATCGGCACGCTGATGCCCGGGATGCGCGCCGACTTCCTGATCGTCGGCACCGACCCGATGCTCGCCGGCCCCGACGAGATTCGCCGCATGGTGCCGCTCGAAACCTGGATCGGCGGCTATCGCTACTACAAGAAGGGCGACTGA
- a CDS encoding class I mannose-6-phosphate isomerase, with protein sequence MSVTRLIPRRVAKPWGRDDIGPLFDAGGERIGEIWFELPEGSAEPALLVKYLFTSETLSVQVHPDDAQARGAGAAQGKEEAWLILDADDDAVIGLGLEQRVSPEQLRAAALDGSIEELIDWKPIAPGDHFHVTPGTIHAIGGGLSLIEVQQYADITYRLYDYGRPRELHLDEAMACAEAGPYLTANLRTPVAVGIDRLVDGPKFGMAEIHSEDFAALPDLGARGPVWFVPIDGEGTLDGRAWQPGECWLLGDAADLAALAGRGRALVAWATAATA encoded by the coding sequence GTGAGCGTCACGCGCCTGATCCCGCGCCGCGTCGCCAAGCCGTGGGGCCGCGACGACATCGGACCGCTGTTCGATGCAGGCGGCGAGCGGATCGGCGAAATCTGGTTCGAGCTTCCCGAGGGAAGCGCCGAACCCGCGCTGCTCGTCAAATATCTCTTTACCTCCGAAACGCTGTCGGTGCAGGTCCACCCCGACGACGCGCAGGCGCGCGGCGCGGGCGCGGCGCAGGGCAAGGAGGAAGCGTGGCTCATCCTCGACGCCGATGACGACGCGGTGATCGGGCTCGGGCTCGAACAGCGCGTCAGCCCCGAACAATTGCGCGCCGCCGCGCTCGACGGCAGCATCGAGGAGCTGATCGACTGGAAACCCATCGCCCCCGGCGATCATTTCCACGTCACCCCTGGGACCATCCACGCGATCGGCGGCGGGCTGTCGCTGATCGAGGTGCAGCAATATGCCGACATCACCTATCGCCTCTACGACTATGGCCGTCCGCGCGAATTGCATCTCGACGAAGCGATGGCTTGCGCCGAGGCGGGCCCCTATCTGACCGCCAATCTGCGCACGCCGGTCGCGGTCGGCATCGACCGGCTGGTCGACGGCCCCAAGTTCGGCATGGCCGAAATCCATAGCGAGGATTTCGCGGCGCTCCCCGACCTCGGCGCGCGCGGTCCGGTCTGGTTCGTCCCCATCGACGGCGAAGGCACGCTCGACGGCCGAGCGTGGCAACCCGGCGAATGCTGGCTGCTCGGCGACGCCGCCGACCTCGCCGCGCTGGCGGGGCGCGGCCGCGCGCTGGTCGCGTGGGCCACGGCGGCGACAGCATGA
- a CDS encoding FAD-dependent oxidoreductase translates to MTSRRALLGGLAALPVAASAAAAERKERKAKKRKDAGPTVQHVDVAVIGAGVFGAWTAWHLLRAGKSVRLFDAYGAGHARASSGGESRVLRMGYGADTIYSDMARDSLPYWKNVSDSASAPIFHNTGVLWFAPQGDAYTAQSLAWLQANRVRHEHGDVAWLQNKYRQIQFYQGESGILETEAGALIAGRGVQEVIADAGIAVERVVMPAPLLSKKIQRHTLPDGGTADHLVYCCGPWLAELFPQQLMYKIVATRQEVYHFGAPQGDTRFAPPELPVWADFNNGRIVYGIPDLEGAGFKIAIDAHGPVIDPDTLDRQLTPAGIAEARAYLARRFPGLADAPLIGGRVCQYENSSNGDYLIDRFPGQPHVWLVGGGSGHGFKNGPAVGKRVAAHILNANLAIEPRFAFATKGTAAARTVF, encoded by the coding sequence ATGACGTCGCGCCGCGCGCTGCTCGGCGGCCTCGCCGCGCTGCCCGTCGCGGCCAGCGCCGCCGCGGCCGAACGCAAGGAGCGCAAGGCGAAAAAGCGCAAGGACGCCGGACCGACGGTTCAGCATGTCGACGTCGCGGTAATCGGCGCGGGGGTCTTCGGCGCGTGGACCGCGTGGCACCTGCTGCGCGCGGGCAAGAGCGTCCGCCTGTTCGACGCCTATGGCGCCGGCCACGCGCGCGCCTCTTCGGGCGGCGAAAGCCGCGTCCTGCGCATGGGCTACGGCGCCGACACAATCTATTCGGACATGGCGCGCGACTCGCTGCCCTATTGGAAGAATGTATCGGACAGCGCGAGCGCCCCGATCTTCCACAACACCGGCGTCCTCTGGTTCGCGCCGCAGGGCGACGCCTACACCGCGCAATCGCTCGCCTGGCTCCAGGCGAACCGCGTACGCCACGAGCATGGCGACGTCGCCTGGCTCCAGAATAAATACCGCCAGATCCAGTTCTATCAGGGCGAAAGCGGCATCCTCGAGACCGAAGCCGGCGCGCTGATCGCCGGACGCGGGGTGCAGGAGGTGATCGCCGACGCCGGAATCGCGGTCGAGCGCGTCGTCATGCCCGCCCCCCTCCTGTCGAAGAAGATCCAGCGCCACACGCTGCCCGACGGCGGCACCGCCGATCATCTCGTCTATTGCTGCGGGCCATGGCTCGCCGAGCTCTTCCCGCAGCAGCTGATGTACAAGATCGTCGCGACGCGGCAGGAGGTCTATCATTTCGGCGCGCCGCAGGGCGACACGCGCTTCGCCCCGCCCGAGCTGCCGGTGTGGGCCGATTTCAACAACGGCCGCATCGTCTATGGCATCCCCGACCTCGAAGGCGCGGGGTTCAAGATCGCGATCGATGCGCACGGCCCGGTGATCGATCCCGACACGCTCGACCGCCAGCTGACCCCCGCGGGTATCGCCGAGGCGCGCGCCTATCTCGCGCGGCGCTTCCCGGGCCTTGCCGATGCGCCGCTGATCGGCGGCCGCGTCTGCCAATATGAAAACAGCTCGAACGGCGACTATCTGATCGATCGCTTTCCCGGTCAACCGCACGTCTGGCTCGTCGGCGGCGGATCGGGGCACGGCTTCAAGAACGGCCCCGCGGTCGGCAAGCGCGTCGCCGCACATATCCTCAATGCGAACCTCGCGATCGAACCGCGCTTCGCCTTCGCAACCAAGGGCACGGCGGCGGCGCGCACGGTTTTCTAG